Proteins encoded by one window of Lates calcarifer isolate ASB-BC8 linkage group LG5, TLL_Latcal_v3, whole genome shotgun sequence:
- the msmo1 gene encoding methylsterol monooxygenase 1: MAVNGTADILSSAYLAVEYVDAVLPQNPLQPSLERAWGYMLDNYTKFQIATWGSLIVHEFIYFLFCLPGFLFQFMPFMQKYKIQQDKPETWEKQWRCFKMLLFNHFCIQLPLICGTYYFTEFFNIPYDWDSMPRWPYLLAQCFGCAVVEDTWHYFLHRLLHHRRIYKYIHKVHHEFTAPFGMQAEYAHPAETLILGAGFFIGIMIFCNHVFFLWAWVSFRLLETIDVHSGYDIPLNPLHLIPFYAGARFHDFHHMNFVGNYASTFTWWDKLLKTDNQYNKYQQKQGEKKEQ, translated from the exons ATGGCGGTGAACGGCACGGCAGACATCTTGAGCTCTGCCTACCTTGCAGTGGAGTATGTAGATGCAGTGCTGCCACAAAACCCCCTCCAGCCCTCCCTGGAACGTGCCTGGGGCTACATGCTGGACAACTACACCAAGTTCCAGATTGCCACCTGGGGGTCGCTCATTGTCCATGAGTTCATCTATTTCCTCTTCTGCCTACCTGGCTTCCTCTTCCAGTTCATGCCCTTCATGCAGAAATACAAAATCCAACAG GACAAGCCAGAGACCTGGGAGAAACAGTGGAGGTGTTTCAAGATGCTGCTGTTCAACCATTTCTGTATCCAGCTGCCTCTCATCTGTGGGACCTACTACTTCACTGAATTCTTCAACATCCCGTACGACTGGGACTCCATGCCGCGCTG GCCGTACCTCCTGGCCCAGTGCTTCGGTTGTGCTGTTGTTGAAGACACCTGGCACTACTTCCTCCATCGCCTGCTGCATCACCGCAGGATCTACAAATACATCCACAAAGTCCACCATGAGTTCACT GCTCCGTTTGGCATGCAGGCAGAATACGCCCACCCTGCTGAGACTCTCATCCTGGGAGCTGGCTTCTTCATCGGCATCATGATCTTCTGTAACCACGTGTTCTTCCTGTGGGCCTGGGTGTCTTTCCGTCTGCTGGAGACCATTGACGTCCACAG tggcTATGACATTCCCCTGAACCCTCTCCACCTGATCCCTTTCTACGCTGGCGCTCGTTTCCACGACTTCCACCACATGAACTTCGTCGGGAACTACGCCTCCACCTTCACCTGGTGGGACaagctgctgaagacagacaacCAGTACAACAAGTACCAGCAGAAACAGGGGGAGAAGAAGGAGCAGTAA